The Salirhabdus salicampi genome includes the window GTTTGAACCTGAAACACGTTTAAACTATTTAGGGACAACGTTCATTACGATTGTTGTTGGTATCACTACATACAGTTTATCCCTATGGAATTATGGGGTGTTCACGAAACGGGAAATGGCCTCTTTTCCTGTTCGAGGTTTGTTTAGGAGGAAGAGAAGATGAGTAAACAGATAAACGTAATAGGACTAGGTGCTGGTGACATAGAGCAATTACCATTAGGACTCTATCGAGAGTTAGTAAAGACAAACAACCTGTATTTACGTACAGAAAAGCACCCTGTTATACAATCACTTAAGAAAGAAGACATTTCATATCAATCTTTTGATTATATTTATGAACAGAGGGATCAATTTGAAGATGTATATGAACAGATTGTTCTACAACTGTTAAAAGAACTAGAACATAAATCAGAGAGTATTGTGTATGCAGTTCCAGGTCATCCTATGCTTGCAGAGAAGACGGTACAATTGCTGCTAAAAGAAGAAAGGGAACGTAACGATCTGTCTGTTCGTGTTATTGGGGGCCAAAGCTATTTAGATGATTTATTCACTACATTGCAAATTGATCCAATAGAAGGTTTTCAATTCCTTGATGCAACTTCCTTTAACCGTGGAAACGTTCAGTATCAATCCCACGTAATCTTTTGCCAAGTATACGACCAGCATGTCGCTTCGGAGGTAAAGTTAACGTTAATGGAAGATTTGCCTGACGATTATGAAGTGTTCGTTGTTCATGCAGCCGGAAGTGAAGAAGAATGGGTAAAAAAGTTGCCTCTGTATGAACTTGATAGGGAAGTTTCACTAAACAACTTAATATCAGTGTATGTACCACCGGCAGATGTGAATGCGTTACATCACCAATTTGATGTGCTCCGTAATGTAGTAGCCCGCTTAAGGGGGCCGAATGGTTGCCCTTGGGATCGCCAACAAACTCATGAAAGCTTGCGACAATATTTAATAGAAGAGGCATATGAAGTGGTAGAAGCAATTGATGATGAAGATGACGAAGCTTTAATAGAGGAACTCGGTGATGTTTTACTACAAGTTATGCTTCATGGTCAAATTGGAGAGGATGTAGGCTACTTTTCGGTAGACGATATTATACGTTCGGTTACAGAGAAAATGATACGTCGCCATCCACATGTCTTTCAAGATCAGTCCAATGTTACAACAGATGAAGTAATGGCAAATTGGGAGAAGATAAAACAACAGGAAAAGGGTGGGGAGAAGTCCAGATCCTTTCTAGAAGGAATCCCGAGGTCGTTCCCTGCCCTGTTGTATGCTTATGAACTTCAAAAGAAAGCTGGGAAGGTAGGCTTTGATTGGGACGAGGCGGATCCTATGTTCGAAAAAATCACCGAGGAGATAGAGGAATTTAAAGATGCTGTCACGAATAAAGATACACACGATGCAGAGATTGAATTAGGAGATATTTTCTTTGCACTTGTCAATGTTGCTCGTTATTATAAAATAAACCCGGAAATAGCCCTGCAACAGACAAACAGAAAGTTTGAGAGAAGATTCAGTTATATGGAAAACGAAATTCAAAAAGAAGGACTTGAGTTTCAAAAATTGAGTCTGATAGAGCTGAATCGTTATTGGGAAAAAGCAAAAGAATTCTTGAGAAAGAGTGATGGCTAGTATGCGACTCGATAAATTTTTAAAGATTTCCCGTTTAATTAAGCGGCGCACAATGGCAAAAGAAGTAGCGGAACAAGGGCGAATACAAATTAACGGTAACCCCGCTAAGGCATCGACAAAAGTATCAGTAGGCGATGAGCTTACAATCCGTTTAGGTCAAAAATGGATTACGATAAGTATTCAAAGAATAACGGAGACGGTCAAAAAAGAAGAGGCATCTACTTTATATAAAGTATTAAAGGAAGAACAAGTGAAACAAGAATCATAGACAACTTTTTTCAAATATATGTTCTAGTCTTGTCCCTTTTTTCATAAATTTGTAATGATAAAGGAGGGGCGGACTATGAACTATGAGTCAAATTTAAATTCGTCACAACGGGAACAAGAACATCGTATAAAGATGGTTAATCGAAGAAGCTTAGAAATCTCCGGTGTAAAAGAAGTTGATAGTTTTGACAATGAAGAGTTTTTAATGCAAACATCGATGGGGTACTTGGTCATACGAGGAGAAAACTTGCATATGAAAAATTTAGATGTAGAGCAAGGAATAGTATCCATTAAGGGGCGAATATACGAAATCTCCTATATAGATGATCATCAAGGAGAGAAAGCTAAAGGATTCTTTAGCAAGCTCTTTAAATGAGTTTAACCGTACAATTTGTCACCATCGTTACGATGATTGGTAGCGGTTTTTACTTAGGAATGGCTGTTGAGACATTTTATCGCTTCTACAACCGGAAAAGATATCAGCAAATTTTTCGATATATAAACGAAGGACTGTTTTGGGTCCTTCAAGGATTAATACTTTTCTACATTTTATATTTAGTGAATTACGGAGAAATACGATTTTATATATTGCTGGCGGTAATATGTGGATATGCAGCTTATCAATCTATGTTTCGAACAACATTTTTAAAAATACTAGAAATCAGTATTCGTTGGGCCGCTACAATTTATCGTTTTTGTAAACAATTGTGTAATACCTTTATTTTTGCCCCGTTACGTTGGATGCTAATGGTTTTGAAATCTATCCTCCTTCTTTTGTGGGGAGTGGTCATATGGTTAATTATCCTTCCATGGCGTTTAATAAAAAGACCAATTCAAGTTTTAGGGAAACTACTTTGGGGTATGGTCCCAAAGATAATAAAAAAATATATTCTTTCCTTATGGCAATATTGTAGTAAAATGATATATATGGTTCAAAAATGGTACAAGTCAATGTTGCAAAAAAGGAGGTAATCGGAGGATGGAATCTCAGCAAAAACGGGTAACCAAAATTAACTCAAGCTACGTAAAAGAACATCATGCATATAAGGAGCGGCAGTTAAAAAAGAAAAAAAGATTGTTTCGCCGGTTAACCTTTTTTGCGATTATCCTCATTGCTGTTTTTTGGTCATTAACTTCATACCATATGAAACAAAGAGCATTATATGAAGAAAAAAAGGAAATTTATGAAAATCTGCAAGCAGAAATGGATAAACTTCAATCAGAAGAGAAAAAATTAACTGAGGAAATCGAACTGTTGAAGGATACCGACTACGTTTTACAGATTGCCCGAAAAGATTATTTTCTTTCAAAAGAAGGAGAAATTATCTTCAAAGTACCAGATGAAGAGACGTCTTATTGACACTTTTTTGAAGCCTTATATATAATATATAAGTATATAATCTTTTTTAATAATTTTAAGGAGGAGCATTTTTTTTATGTCAGTTGAAGTAGGCAGCAAGTTGCAAGGCAAGGTAACCGGCATCACGAATTTTGGGGCTTTTGTAGAATTACCCGAGGGATCTACAGGATTAGTCCACATTAGTGAAGTAGCAGATAAATATGTAAAAGACATTAATGAACACTTAACAGTCGGTGACCAAGTCGAAGTCAAGGTTATTAATGTAGAGAAAGATGGAAAAATTGGACTTTCCATTAAAAAAGCAAAAGAAAACGTTCAGAAAAAAAACCAACGCCCAAAAAAGCGTGGGGAATCTTTCGAACAAAAAATGAATCGCTTCCTAAAGGAAAGCGAGGACCGTTTAGCGTCCTTAAGGAAACAAACAGAGTCCAAGCGTGGAGGTCGAGGCGCACGGAAGGGATAACTTGCTGTCTATTCGCAGGATGACCATTCGTAAAAAATTCAAATATATAGAAAAAAAGAAGGTATCCGTTGAGGATGCCTTCTTTTTATAACTACAAAAAATGCGATAATAATAAAAAAGCCCACACCATAAGGTGCGGACAGGACAAGGTTAAGTTAAGTGACCCGTACGGGATTCGAACCCGTGTTACCGCCGTGAAAGGGCGGTGTCTTAACCACTTGACCAACGGGCCAACATAAAATGGTAGCGGCGGAGGGGATCGAACCCCCGACCTCACGGGTATGAACCGTACGCTCTCGCCAGCTGAGCTACACCGCCACGTTGTATTTGTTGAAAGTCACAAGAAATATAAT containing:
- the yabQ gene encoding spore cortex biosynthesis protein YabQ, with protein sequence MSLTVQFVTIVTMIGSGFYLGMAVETFYRFYNRKRYQQIFRYINEGLFWVLQGLILFYILYLVNYGEIRFYILLAVICGYAAYQSMFRTTFLKILEISIRWAATIYRFCKQLCNTFIFAPLRWMLMVLKSILLLLWGVVIWLIILPWRLIKRPIQVLGKLLWGMVPKIIKKYILSLWQYCSKMIYMVQKWYKSMLQKRR
- a CDS encoding S1 domain-containing RNA-binding protein, which translates into the protein MSVEVGSKLQGKVTGITNFGAFVELPEGSTGLVHISEVADKYVKDINEHLTVGDQVEVKVINVEKDGKIGLSIKKAKENVQKKNQRPKKRGESFEQKMNRFLKESEDRLASLRKQTESKRGGRGARKG
- the yabP gene encoding sporulation protein YabP, which produces MNYESNLNSSQREQEHRIKMVNRRSLEISGVKEVDSFDNEEFLMQTSMGYLVIRGENLHMKNLDVEQGIVSIKGRIYEISYIDDHQGEKAKGFFSKLFK
- a CDS encoding FtsB family cell division protein, which gives rise to MESQQKRVTKINSSYVKEHHAYKERQLKKKKRLFRRLTFFAIILIAVFWSLTSYHMKQRALYEEKKEIYENLQAEMDKLQSEEKKLTEEIELLKDTDYVLQIARKDYFLSKEGEIIFKVPDEETSY
- a CDS encoding RNA-binding S4 domain-containing protein, whose amino-acid sequence is MRLDKFLKISRLIKRRTMAKEVAEQGRIQINGNPAKASTKVSVGDELTIRLGQKWITISIQRITETVKKEEASTLYKVLKEEQVKQES
- the mazG gene encoding nucleoside triphosphate pyrophosphohydrolase; its protein translation is MSKQINVIGLGAGDIEQLPLGLYRELVKTNNLYLRTEKHPVIQSLKKEDISYQSFDYIYEQRDQFEDVYEQIVLQLLKELEHKSESIVYAVPGHPMLAEKTVQLLLKEERERNDLSVRVIGGQSYLDDLFTTLQIDPIEGFQFLDATSFNRGNVQYQSHVIFCQVYDQHVASEVKLTLMEDLPDDYEVFVVHAAGSEEEWVKKLPLYELDREVSLNNLISVYVPPADVNALHHQFDVLRNVVARLRGPNGCPWDRQQTHESLRQYLIEEAYEVVEAIDDEDDEALIEELGDVLLQVMLHGQIGEDVGYFSVDDIIRSVTEKMIRRHPHVFQDQSNVTTDEVMANWEKIKQQEKGGEKSRSFLEGIPRSFPALLYAYELQKKAGKVGFDWDEADPMFEKITEEIEEFKDAVTNKDTHDAEIELGDIFFALVNVARYYKINPEIALQQTNRKFERRFSYMENEIQKEGLEFQKLSLIELNRYWEKAKEFLRKSDG